One genomic region from Panthera tigris isolate Pti1 chromosome D1, P.tigris_Pti1_mat1.1, whole genome shotgun sequence encodes:
- the LOC102970700 gene encoding olfactory receptor 4X1 produces the protein MATTNNVTELILLGFSPNQDVQKTISVMFLLMYTAIVLGNGLIVVTIMGNKGPTSPMYFFLGYLSFVEICYCSVTAPKLILDSFIERKIISLKGCITQIFFLHFFGGTEIFLLTVMAYDRYVAICKPLHYTVIMNRRACGLLVGAAWGGGLLHSVGQTFLISQLPFCGPKVLDHYFCDVHPVLKLACSDTFLIGVLIIANGGCISVISFTVLLASYVVILHALSTQTSEVRRTALSTCASHVAVVGLFFIPCSFVYMRPCVTLPADKIVAVFYTVVTPLLNPIIYSFRNAEVKNAMRRLIGRKVIWKEK, from the coding sequence ATGGCAACTACGAACAATGTGACTGAACTCATTCTCTTGGGGTTTTCCCCCAATCAGGATGTGCAGAAGACCATTTCTGTGATGTTTCTCCTCATGTACACGGCCATTGTGCTGGGTAACGGCCTCATTGTGGTGACAATCATGGGCAACAAAGGGCCCACCTcccccatgtatttcttcctcgGCTACTTGTCCTTTGTGGAGATCTGTTACTGCTCTGTCACAGCCCCCAAGCTCATCCTTGACTCTTTTATTGAAAGGAAAATCATTTCCCTCAAAGGCTGCATCACACAGatctttttcctccatttctttggTGGCACTGAGATCTTTCTCCTGAcagtgatggcctatgaccgctatgtggccatctgcaagccccTGCACTATACTGTCATCATGAACCGGCGTGCTTGTGGCCTCCTGGTGGGGGCAGCATGGGGTGGGGGCTTGCTGCATTCTGTCGGGCAAACATTCCTTATTTCCCAGCTGCCCTTCTGTGGCCCCAAGGTCCTTGACCACTACTTCTGTGATGTCCACCCTGTGCTGAAGCTGGCCTGCTCAGACACCTTCCTCATCGGTGTGCTAATCATCGCCAATGGTGGCTGCATTTCAGTGATCAGCTTCACGGTACTGCTTGCTTCCTACGTGGTCATCCTGCACGCCCTGAGCACCCAGACCTCAGAAGTTCGGCGCACAGCTCTGTCCACCTGTGCCTCTCATGTTGCAGTTGTGGGCCTGTTCTTCATACCCTGTTCCTTTGTCTACATGAGGCCCTGTGTCACCCTCCCTGCAGACAAGATAGTCGCTGTGTTTTACACAGTGGTCACACCTCTCTTAAACCCCATCATTTACTCCTTCAGGAATGCTGAAGTGAAAAACGCCATGAGGAGACTGATAGGGAGGAAAGTGATCtggaaagagaaatag